Within Aliivibrio fischeri, the genomic segment ACAGTCGGTTGCCCTTCTTAGAGATCAATTCATCAACTCTTATGTCGTCTTTAAAGCCAATCACTCGTATCTGACACTCATTCAACGAACAAGGTGTTTCTCTCACAACTAAATAATCTAACGACTCTTTTAAACGTGAAGCAATTTCATTCACAATATTAATCGGTTGAGCTTTAGGTGCATTAACGGGTATCCATGTTGTGAGTTCGCTATACGTAGGTTGTACTTTCCATCCTTGTTGAGAATTAAAAAAGTCCATCATAAAATTACCACCAGCAGTAGAAGCCACAACAACATCAACCTCTTTATTACTCTCATAATTTAAGGCGTTTGTAATTTTTGGACCTTCTCCTTCATCCGATGATATTTTTTTAATGACTAATGGGTAATCTAGCTCAGCCTGAAGCGTTTCAAATACTTGTTTCTCAGGGTTTAATGAATAATAAACTGGAGCCAAACCATGATCGCCCGCCATTCCCCACAACGTGCGATCATAAACATTAGCGGATTTATACACACCTGAAATTTGCGTTAACCAATAATCCAAGCGGTTAAGCTCACCCGTTGGCATCAATATTTCATCACTAAAAGGGCCTGTAAAATGAGCAAAGTGATCTGGCCATGGGTTATAAATAAGGGCGTAATCCGGCATCCCTTTTTGCTCTAACTTAGAGAGCGTTTCTAATTGTTGCTGAATCTTCCATTTCTGTGTGAGCTTACTGTAAATATCCAATACAAAAATATTTTGATAAATGCCAATTTCTTCAATTAGCTCTGCTCTCATTTCTGTTATGGTTTTTTCTGTTTTTGCTCTTTGAGTTAATTCACGTAAACACCGTTTTTCCCCAAAATCACGCAGGCTTTCTCCTGCCCCTAAATTAACTAAACCATCGTAAGTTGTATGTGCATTCCAATCATACTGAGCATTGCAGTTGAGCGTAACTAAGTAATCTAGGCGATCAAACATAGTTTGAACTTTATTTGCATCCATTAATCGATCTAACTGCAACGCATCATTACCAAAAAAGTAATAGGCACGGTCATCTTGCCTGTCAACGAAGTGGAAATTAGGGATCCCAGTTCCTCCCTGACCAGAAACTTTTGCCCCTGTTTTGATTATTGGTAAATTACGAACACTTATCGTAGGTGTTGATGAAATGCCAACATTAACAATGCTCTTTTCATACTCTTGGTATAACTGGCTAAAGAAAGGCAAATAGTTTGGGTCTTGATAACCCTTTTCTACCATGGTTTTTAAGAAAGTAAGTTGCTGTTCATGCTCAGGTTGAGAAGTTGGCTCCCCCTGAGGTTTATATTCATTGCGATTTAAATGGTCTTGATATATCTGCTTTAAAAACGTTTTTTCTGTTGGTGTAACTAAGCCTTCAATAAGTCCTTGTTGCAGGCCATCTACCGTAACTTGTACGGCCAATCGACGCTGTTGACGTGATGCTAAATATGCAACTAAAGTGTCAGGGTTGTCTTTAAATGTTTCTTGTAACCACGAATTTAATGCAATTTGTCGTTGCTCTTGATACACAAATTGACGATAAGATTTCAGCACGTTAAGACGAACAAAATCAATCAATGTTATGGTCAGGGCTTCTGCTTTATTATTTACTTTGTTTTTATTCTCGGGTTTACCATCTGCAATAATAAGCTCTAATGCACTTCGCATCTCTCCCTTATCCATACCAAGCACAGATTTCTCTAAACCAGATAATATAATTGGTTGAATCTTATCGATAATGGCTTTGTCTTCCGGGCTATCTGAAAGATACGTATAGCGATCAGGTAAGGTATTAAGATCTTTCCACTCACCAATTTGAACCAACTCATCATAAACCACTACCATATTGGCGATAAATTTACGATCAACCTTCAATCCTTGATGATGTCCTTCTGATGGTTTCGATGCATCTTCTTCTTTTTGAAGCTCATTAAGTGTGAACAAAGAATGGCTAAAACGCTGTAATTCTTCTTCACTGTATTTAGTTTTTAAATAAGCTTTAAACGCATCTTCATTATCCATGTTTCCGTATTTATCAACGAAAGTATAAAGAAAATGCCCAAGAGGGATGGCGTAATAAGGATTAGATAATTGTGCAATAACCCGTTTTTTGACGCTACTATCAAGCGGTAGGGATAAGATGTAAGCATCTAGCGTAAGACCTGCAATAGTAAAAATAGCAGCGTCACGAACGGTGGTTGTCGTATAAGTAATAGAATCATTGATTTGATGTTTTAAGATCTCGCTTGAATTAACAATGCCGCCAACAACAGGCACTGCACTGATATTTGCGGAACATGGCAAGCTCAACATAGACAATGATAACGCACTCATTCCTAATAACGACGACACCGTTCTTTTTTTCACTTTAATTTCCTTTTCCATATTGCTGAACAATGCTGTTCAGTGGTGGCATTTTTAAATATTTATAATTACACATTTGAATGTAGCCAACTTCTCGTTCTGGTGAAAACCAAAATTCAGTCACCATTCCATCAAGAGAATAACCTGAATGGCTATAGAATTCACCACCGTATAAATTCTTTGCTATTAAGCCATTAACGTATTTTGAATCGCCCATTTTAAACTCTACCGCTCCCCAATACGTTGTAAATGCTGGGTATTCACCTTTAGATAACGCAAGTAACTTTTCACGGGCTTCATCCGCATACTTAGGTTTAATTAGATGCTCCATCCATTTTGCCATATCAGGCACCGTACTTTGTATTCCACCATCGCCTTGACTTGGTAACATGGTGTGGCTGTGAGCATAATTACCGTATTTATCGACATAATAACTGGACGCTTTCCAGTTAATCAGAAAATTATCTTTCATTGATGCTTGAGTGTTGCTCATTTTTAAAGGAATGAAAATTCGAGAGGCTATTTCATCTTCAAACTTATTGTTGGTTACTTTTTCAATAATATCAGCAAGTAATACATACCCTGTATTGCTATATGAGATTGAGGTTCCCGGAGTAAATGTGGGGGATTTTAATTGTTTACTAAAACCGACAATTTCTGAAACAAGTATGATTTATCGACCATCCCACCCCAGAGCGCAGTATTCAATTCTTTATCATTAGTTTTAAAGCGCTTCATTAAATAAAGAGCGGACTCTGCATCATTTAAATAATCAGGTATGCCACTTTGGTGATGAATTAAATGAAAAAGTGTGACGTTATTAAACCAATCAGGGCCATCTTTATAAAAATCTGCCAACGTTTGTTTTTGAGATAACTGCCCCTCAGATTCCAACGCCATAATAATATAAGCTGTCATATGCTTACTGACAGAGCCAATATCAAAAACAGTTTTATTATCAATAGGAACTTGATATCGAATATTTGATTGGCCAACATAAAGTTGCTCAATTAATTTATCAGATTTAACAATACCCACACCGCAACCGGGTGTTTCATTATCTTGAATGGTAAAATACTGGCCAAGATTAAGATCTTTTGCTGATAACGCCGAAGATAATAATAAAGGTAATGAGATGAAGCTTAACGTATAACGATTCATGGAAGTCCTCTACATAACTCATAACATTGAATTTTATAGAATACTCCCACCACATCTTAATGTTGTAACTTGAGTCGGAATTACGATTTACAATTCACTTTTATGCAATTGATTTACTTACCAATTACATTAGCTTTCATATTATAAACCAAATCCAATCTTAGGCTGACGACAAACAGATCGCACGCCCCATGGGGTTAAATCAGGTTTTGGCTGCCCTTCAAAATCACCAAGACAAATGTATCCCTTAGAAAGGTAACGATATAAGAAGTCACCTCCATCTAATGAACCTGTTTTATCATCACCAAATGGCAAATAAATTCGCTCAACACGAAGATCTGGTGCTTTTTTAAATGCAGGATATGCTGTTGAATTAACTTGGCGTGAATCTAAGCTATTGAGAAGTGCTTTATCTGACATTTTAGCTTTCATACGGCTAAAAATCATGATCATTCGTTTCTGTCTTTCTGAAGAGACGATTATCATTTCCATTATTGGATTTCCTTTGAAACGAGAAAGTATATAGTAAACCCCTTCTCACAACCATGTTTACTCTACATAACCGGCGTCAATTGCTGAATCAGGCAACGATATTCATAACAATCAATAATTTCACCATCGACGAAAGCAAACTCAGGCTTAAATCCTACTTGTTTAAATCCATTTTTTGCTAAAACTTTCTGAGATGCGGCATTATCTGTCGATGCTACTGCATTTATCGATGATAATTCATATCTGTTTTTCCCTATCTCTAACAGCTCTTTTGTGGCTAATGTTGCTAAACCTTGCGAAGTAAACTCTTCCCCAATTCGATATCCGATTGAACCGCTGTTTTTTACTCTATCGATATTGTATAAATTTGCCCTGCCGAGTATTTGACCATTTTCATCTTTAATCAACGTTGGATAAAGTAGCCCTTTTTTATATTCAGCCAGACAAAAATTAACGTGATCTTTTATGCCATTATCATCAAAAAAATCATCGTCTCTGGCTTCAATGAAAGATTCAAACCACTCTTTATTGTTTAGTTCAAACTCTAGTAATGCCGACGCATCACTTTGTTTTAGTAATTCTAATTTGACCATTATTAATCCCTCTTATGTTATTTCCCTTAGCAATGGCGTTAACTGAATTTACGTTAATATTATGTTGCTATAAATTGATTATAGACAAAAAAAAGCCACGATATGTGATCGTGGCTGACTATTTAAATCAAAGCGATAAATTGATTAAAGACCTTTCACATACTGATTATGTGTATTAATAGGTACCATTGAATATAACGCTTCTTGAACCGCCGTTTCACCTTTAACCAGAGCCTCAAAGTGCGTTGCTAACTCAACAATATCCGCTTGTTCTTTAGAACCACCACCAATATTGGTTAGATCAATAAAGAATTCATCAAACAAATCAGATAAATCATTAACGACATCCATGTTTAAGAATTGCTCATGGTTATAAATACTTGGGTAGCCACCTTTTTGCTTATCTACAGCAAAAGAGACCCCTTTCATGTTCGTAATGGTTGTCGCTTTTTCACACTTAATCATACAACCCGCTTCAATCGCACGCTTATTACAACCAACCGTTTGTTGGAAGAAACATTGACGACTTGTCATCAACAAAATTGGATGATAAATGCTGTAAAGTAACTTAAAGTTTTCAGGACGACGAATGTGTTTCATTTGTCCTTGATTTATTTCGTTAGAAATGAACGCACCAGCACAATTAAACTCTTCTTTTAGTGTAATTAATGCGTGTGAGTTGGTGGTATTCATGAATGGACCCGCAACCCACTCAATTCCCATTTCATAAGCTTTATAAGCAATACCAGTATTATTAGTAACAATACGTGCAGGTTTTACTTCTTCAAGGAATTTCACCGCTTCATTATAATCTTTACCAATCAATACCGCAGGGAACCATGGGATCAATCTTGGATTTTCTGAAAAGATGTTGATGTACGTTTTATCATTGCGTCTAAAGCTTTCTGGTAACTTAAAGTAAATATCTGCATCAGTGGCATCACATATTTTTAAGTCGGCAATATCTGCGATAAGCATAGATAGCTTAGGTTGCTGTTCAACTTTCGGCTTCTGAGCTAATTTTGGTAATTCAACATGTTTAATAACGGCTTTATTTCCATTTAAACGATACGCAATCTGATCTTTTAAATCTGAAAGCTCTTTAAATGGCAGGATTAAACCTTCATCAACTTGAGAAAAATCATAGCCAGAGAACTCATAATCGCTATTAGAAACCCCTTTAAAGCGTTTCTCTAGCTCTTTTTGTGTAATTGACTTCTCACCAGCAGCCATAAGTAACGATGTCGATTCTAATTCAAAGATCTCTTTTGAAGTTGCTACCACTACTTTTAATGGACTATCAAGTTGTGCTTTAAATGCAATGGATAATGGCAGTTTTGAAATATCTAGATCTTGAATTTTCTCACGTAGTTCTTCACCAAGATTGTCTTTTGCTGCGTTCAATTCAGCTTTAACATCATGAATTTGAACCACATCAATGGCATTACTTTTCTCTACCGCATGAGTAACACTGTGATCTCTAGGGTTATCGATGAACATGTCTTTGGTTAAGTTACCAGTCAAAAATGAATTGGTAAAATCACGGTTAAACACTTTGTGAAGGTTTGAATCATCTTCTAATAAATCACCAGACTCGATGAATTTATTGATGTTTTTGCGCCAATTATCAATAACTGTATAAACGTAATGAGAACCTTTAATACGCCCTTCTACTTTTAAAGAATCAACTTTGGCATCGACCAGATCAGGCAAATCAAAATACGCTGAGTTGTCTTTTAAGTTTAGAGGGTATTTGTTACCAACCGCTGTTTCTTCATATTCATCACGGCATGCTTGGCTACAACGCCCACGGTTACCTGAGTTACCCGCACTTACTGATGTTGAATAACATTGACCAGAAAATGCAATACATAGTGAACCATGAACAAACACTTCGGTTAACACATCATGCTCATGAGCAACAGCAGTCAGTGATTTCACTTCTTCAATATTGAGTTCACGAGATAAGTTAACACGAGAAGCCCCTAACTTAGCTAAGAATTTAATTTGTCCTTCATTATGCGTAGTTAATTGCGTTGAGGCGTGAACATCGAGTGTTGGGAAGTATTTTTTCACTAAATCAAACATAGCTAAATCTTGCACAATAATGCCATCAACTGATGTATTCACTAGTTGATTAAGTAATTTAGCAATGCTTTTAATTTCATGTTCAAGAAGAACGATATTCAAAGTAAGGAATACCTCACAGCCATGCTCATGAGCAAGGCGTAAAATACCTGTCAATTCATCAAATGAGAGATTGGATGCACGGTTACGGGCGTTAAATACATCTAAGCCACAATAAACGGCATTTGCCCCTGCTGCGATGGCCGCTTTTATCGCTTCTACATCACCGCCGGGTGCCAATAATTCAAGTTTTCTACTCATTCTGAAATTGCTCACTTCGTTTTGCTGTAATAATTTTTGAGGGAGTATTCTACTCGCCTCACACTTTTATTACCAGAAGTAAGGGTTTTTATTGATCCAGATCATGAGGTATAACTATGATTTTCATTAGCAATGACACATATTCGACTTCATTCAAAGTTTAAGGTAACGATGACTATTCCTATTCTCTACTCATTACGACAATGTCCATACGCAATGCGTGCACGCTTAGCTATTCTGTATGCAGGACAAACTGTTGTGC encodes:
- a CDS encoding alkaline phosphatase family protein, yielding MEKEIKVKKRTVSSLLGMSALSLSMLSLPCSANISAVPVVGGIVNSSEILKHQINDSITYTTTTVRDAAIFTIAGLTLDAYILSLPLDSSVKKRVIAQLSNPYYAIPLGHFLYTFVDKYGNMDNEDAFKAYLKTKYSEEELQRFSHSLFTLNELQKEEDASKPSEGHHQGLKVDRKFIANMVVVYDELVQIGEWKDLNTLPDRYTYLSDSPEDKAIIDKIQPIILSGLEKSVLGMDKGEMRSALELIIADGKPENKNKVNNKAEALTITLIDFVRLNVLKSYRQFVYQEQRQIALNSWLQETFKDNPDTLVAYLASRQQRRLAVQVTVDGLQQGLIEGLVTPTEKTFLKQIYQDHLNRNEYKPQGEPTSQPEHEQQLTFLKTMVEKGYQDPNYLPFFSQLYQEYEKSIVNVGISSTPTISVRNLPIIKTGAKVSGQGGTGIPNFHFVDRQDDRAYYFFGNDALQLDRLMDANKVQTMFDRLDYLVTLNCNAQYDWNAHTTYDGLVNLGAGESLRDFGEKRCLRELTQRAKTEKTITEMRAELIEEIGIYQNIFVLDIYSKLTQKWKIQQQLETLSKLEQKGMPDYALIYNPWPDHFAHFTGPFSDEILMPTGELNRLDYWLTQISGVYKSANVYDRTLWGMAGDHGLAPVYYSLNPEKQVFETLQAELDYPLVIKKISSDEGEGPKITNALNYESNKEVDVVVASTAGGNFMMDFFNSQQGWKVQPTYSELTTWIPVNAPKAQPINIVNEIASRLKESLDYLVVRETPCSLNECQIRVIGFKDDIRVDELISKKGNRLFYQPVAGSSQLLEVDVLNIYKPQLNETEQKQYDELYQRCMISADANEESSWCTEREWRTLTSFTARPDVVNQLAYLYEEDRAGTINLFPKFGVGFNTKVPGRHAGEHYLEKDAFLGFWGKPIKNKMAPLIIEENGSLAPTLYQYLTEEKVIKNENGWGYPSLLN
- a CDS encoding serine hydrolase domain-containing protein, with product MILVSEIVGFSKQLKSPTFTPGTSISYSNTGYVLLADIIEKVTNNKFEDEIASRIFIPLKMSNTQASMKDNFLINWKASSYYVDKYGNYAHSHTMLPSQGDGGIQSTVPDMAKWMEHLIKPKYADEAREKLLALSKGEYPAFTTYWGAVEFKMGDSKYVNGLIAKNLYGGEFYSHSGYSLDGMVTEFWFSPEREVGYIQMCNYKYLKMPPLNSIVQQYGKGN
- a CDS encoding serine hydrolase, which produces MNRYTLSFISLPLLLSSALSAKDLNLGQYFTIQDNETPGCGVGIVKSDKLIEQLYVGQSNIRYQVPIDNKTVFDIGSVSKHMTAYIIMALESEGQLSQKQTLADFYKDGPDWFNNVTLFHLIHHQSGIPDYLNDAESALYLMKRFKTNDKELNTALWGGMVDKSYLFQKLSVLVNN
- a CDS encoding GNAT family protein, giving the protein MVKLELLKQSDASALLEFELNNKEWFESFIEARDDDFFDDNGIKDHVNFCLAEYKKGLLYPTLIKDENGQILGRANLYNIDRVKNSGSIGYRIGEEFTSQGLATLATKELLEIGKNRYELSSINAVASTDNAASQKVLAKNGFKQVGFKPEFAFVDGEIIDCYEYRCLIQQLTPVM
- a CDS encoding peptidase U32 family protein: MSRKLELLAPGGDVEAIKAAIAAGANAVYCGLDVFNARNRASNLSFDELTGILRLAHEHGCEVFLTLNIVLLEHEIKSIAKLLNQLVNTSVDGIIVQDLAMFDLVKKYFPTLDVHASTQLTTHNEGQIKFLAKLGASRVNLSRELNIEEVKSLTAVAHEHDVLTEVFVHGSLCIAFSGQCYSTSVSAGNSGNRGRCSQACRDEYEETAVGNKYPLNLKDNSAYFDLPDLVDAKVDSLKVEGRIKGSHYVYTVIDNWRKNINKFIESGDLLEDDSNLHKVFNRDFTNSFLTGNLTKDMFIDNPRDHSVTHAVEKSNAIDVVQIHDVKAELNAAKDNLGEELREKIQDLDISKLPLSIAFKAQLDSPLKVVVATSKEIFELESTSLLMAAGEKSITQKELEKRFKGVSNSDYEFSGYDFSQVDEGLILPFKELSDLKDQIAYRLNGNKAVIKHVELPKLAQKPKVEQQPKLSMLIADIADLKICDATDADIYFKLPESFRRNDKTYINIFSENPRLIPWFPAVLIGKDYNEAVKFLEEVKPARIVTNNTGIAYKAYEMGIEWVAGPFMNTTNSHALITLKEEFNCAGAFISNEINQGQMKHIRRPENFKLLYSIYHPILLMTSRQCFFQQTVGCNKRAIEAGCMIKCEKATTITNMKGVSFAVDKQKGGYPSIYNHEQFLNMDVVNDLSDLFDEFFIDLTNIGGGSKEQADIVELATHFEALVKGETAVQEALYSMVPINTHNQYVKGL